In a genomic window of Carassius carassius chromosome 43, fCarCar2.1, whole genome shotgun sequence:
- the LOC132125368 gene encoding overexpressed in colon carcinoma 1 protein: MGCGHSSASSTTAGGPAEAAKDVTEDPSPDDEKRRNYGGVYVGLPADLTSVAASQSKSTRKD, from the exons ATGGGATGTGGACATTCCTCCGCCAGCAGCACGACAGCAGGGG GTCCAGCAGAAGCTGCCAAGGATGT GACAGAAGATCCTTCGCCGGATGATGAGAAACGAAG GAACTATGGAGGAGTGTATGTGGGCCTTCCTGCTGATCTGACCTCGGTAGCTGCCAGCCAATCAAAATCCACACGTAAAG acTGA